The following is a genomic window from Chionomys nivalis chromosome 24, mChiNiv1.1, whole genome shotgun sequence.
CTTAGGCAGAGGCTGGCTGGTCTCtgttgaaaccctgtctctaaaaaacaagtGCTAGTGTTATATTTCCTccgttttggggtttttttgttttgttttgttttttgtttttgttttttagggttTGGGGGACGCTGGTTGCAGGTCAGTTCCTTTCTTAAAATCATAGAGGTCTATTAGTTGATAAGATATGTCCATTGGAATTCTGGACATTTATCTTCTGGTTAAACGGATGCTTAATAGTTGGACATTAGATGTGTACATGTGAGTAATTTAGAAAAAGCTTCCTGTGATATATTCACAATCAACGTACAGCTTTCTTCCACTGTGACAAAATAGTTTACCTCCATTTAGAATACTTCCTTTAAAACCATTGCTAGTGCTGTGTCGCGCCGTCTGAAAAGGAAGAACTACAAAACTTAAGGAGAATTCACATTTCATTTAGCAAATGAAaatagctttgttttgttgtcttttttgaCTCTTAAAACTAGAAAGcagtgctcgcttcggcagcacaagTACTAAAACTGGAACGACACAGAGAAGATCAGCACGGCCCTGCGCAGGGACGACACGCAAACTCGTGAAGCgttccatgtttaaaaaaaaaactagaaaaaaaactttattgtGTTTGGACACAAATTGTAACTACGGATGTTAAGTTTAAGTAACTGACATGTCTGCTAGTAAATGCATAAAAGCCGTCAAAATGAATGAAACTATGCCATCTGTGTCAAAATGAATGGAACTGAAAGACCCTATTTTTAGTGAAATTAGATAGGGGGAAAGTATTCTAGAGTGAATGTACTGTGACTGAAGTTTATAATGAGAAAGTTCGAAGATAAACACAACAAATGTTGTATTTCTGTTACACTAAGATAATAGGATAATTAGACATTGCATATGTGTATTGAATTGCCACCctgtaaatattatataattgtaCCCTGTAAACATGGCTAATTATgcattcattaaaaagaaaatagtgttaGACTTTAGTGTTATTAATTTGCATGTGAAGATTTACCCAGTCATAATGAAAAGCTAAGGTAAAAGGAGCTACTGTTGTGGTCTGAGTGAAATGTATGGTGTTTTCAAATACTTCTCTTTGCAGGCTCTTTGTCCCTTAAGAGATGTGCCTTCTCACAGTAACCATGGAGATCCTTTATCATATTACCAAACTGGTGACATAATTCGAGGTGATCAATTTCAACATACTAATTAAAATTATCAAATTAATGTTGAAAATATACGAAGGTAACGTTTGAaaagcttatttttgttttcactttttaatttttttttaaaagctggaatCAAGGATATTGACAGATACCATGAAAAGCTTGCAGTATCTCTGTACAGCTCATCTCTTCCACCACACCTATCTGACATTAAACTAGGTGTGATTACTTCTGAAGAGCTACCTTTGTACTACAGGTATTTATCTTTTATGTACCCCTAACAAAGTATAaccataatttttttattgttaagtggggttttgtttttataaacccCATTATTGTAGGCTTGGTGTACAAAAATATTAGTATTTAAACCTCATATAGTAATGTCTTTAGTAGAAGCAGGGTTTGCTGATTATTATACTCATGTCTTTGTGTTTCTCATTTTTCCCCCCTTAAGGAGGAGTGTTGAACTAAATAGTAATTCTTTGGAGTCCTATGAAAATATCATGCAGAGTTCTCTGGGATTTGTTAATCCAGGAGTAGTTGAATTCCTTCTAGAGAAACTAGGAATAGATGAATCTCATCCACCATCATTAATGAGAGGCCTACAAAGGTAAAAGTAGAACTGCATTCTCTTAAGTGGTAAGGGGAATGGATTAGCTCAGAAGCTGAATAACTGGAGAACATATTCGACCATAGCAACAAGACGGTGCCGAAGATTGGCTAAAGTAAGCAATTGTGTCTGCTCCTTGTCTGGCCTAAGCAATGATAGGATGTGCCATAGACAAGTAGAGAAGGTCCAGACGCTTGTGGATGTGCTTAAGAGCAGAACTACAACCAGTAGTAGTCACCATTTCACTGTTGAGTCTGTATCAGAGGTAGAATGAACTGtacttttaaagtgtttattgACTCACTTTTTCATTCACAGCAAAAATTTCTCCGAAGATGATTTTGCTTTGGCTTTAAGAAAGAAGCAGTCAGCATCTTGGGCTTTAAAATGGTATGGAGGTTGTTTTGTCTAACAGGGACAGTTACCCAGTGTGAAAGTTCTGGTCGGGCATGCATTCTTTCATCACCATTAAAACTAGACTGTGTTTACAAATGCATGAAAACTTTGAGCATTATTTGTATAGGTATTATATTGGTCTTAATATTGACATCCTATCAGAGTTAAGTTTTACTCAGATTGTTTTCCAGGAAGAATTAGTGTCTTGATATCTAAGTTTCATAAATGTTTGCTATGAGAATCTATAAAAGCAGGGTGCTTTTTAAGTATACAAGAATAATTTGAAAACTAAGTATTTGTCCAAtttaaaggcattttcttttaataatcatctatattaacattttatttattagataCTTTGTGAAATATTTGCAATGTTTTATAAATGTGTTTTCAGTGTGAAGATTGGGGTCGATTATTTTAAGGTTGGACGACATGTGGATGCTATGAACGAATACAATAAAGCTCTGGAAATAGACAAACAAAATGTGGAAGCTCTGGTAGCTCGTGGAGCATTGTAAGTTAATTTTGGAttttaaggaatatttttaagaatgtgAAAAATGTTTAAGTAGGTCACAAGATTAaacttttctaattttgtttaatGTCTCTAGATATGCAACAAAAGGAAGTCTGAACAAAGCAATAGAAGATTTTGAGCTAGCATTAGAAAACTGCCCAACTCACAGGAATGCAAGAAAATACCTCTGCCAGACTCTTGTAGAAAGGGGAGGGCAGTAAGTATGGGATTTCATTTAGTAATAGTGAAAGTCCAACTTGCAACCAACTCCTGTAGTGCCATGTAATTCAAAGTACTCTCTTTCAGTTTTGGGTGGGGCAGGTGGCCTTTTGGTCCCTTTTTCCTGCCTTTTTGAGGGTGAGTGggagtgtgtctgtgtctgtctgtctctctggagaTACTCGTGGTTAATTGCTCTGAATGTATGTTTTTGTTACatagaaatataaattgaaaattaTAAGAGAATAAGTGCTCTAGTCCAGAGTATATACCAAAAGATTTTGTTCTAATGAagggtttaatttttaaatctttttattgtAATAGTATGTAATCTTGTAGATATGAATTGAGTTCTAGTAAATTGTGATTAAGACTCTGCTGTTATATTCAGCTTGTAGCTCTGCTCTGTCTGGTAAACCCCGCAAATTCAGATTAAATGTGGAGTTAGAAGTATTTGGCAGTGTTGCCACTCTAGTTGGTGGCCTGAACCTGGGAGAGTGGAGCCTAAAATTTAGGCAGGCTAACGTCTCGTGCAAGAGCCAGCTTTATTCAGAGGATCAGACAGTTTATAATCCGAGGGTATTTTGAGAGATAGGCAGGGTTGTGTGAGTTTAGGTTGTGTACAGTCACTAGGGCAACCCATGTGTGAAAACATTTTCAGTAACAAAAGAGGCAACAGAAAGTCTGAAGTAAACCCACTCCTATGAGCTACTCCTGGGAGGGGCATGGAAGCACATGTTAATAACAAATCCCTGGTACAGAGGAACAAGGTTGCAGAAGTCCTGTCTTGTTGACTTTTCTCATAAGTTCTTAGAAATCTTACACAACTTCATTCATGGCCATGTTCAAATAGACAACATTCAGCCTTAATAACTAAAAGCCATGAAATGTTTTGATAAGACCAtctgctgcttttctttttgtaatactGGGAATGGAATCCAAAGTATCTCAAACATGCCAGGCAAGCGCTGTGACAGTGAGCTGCATCCCTAGCCCTCTCTGCTATTGAAGAACGTTTGATCTCGTCTATATTATGTATCTTCTGCCTGGCCATTCTTGTTTGGATGAGTATTCCTTCCAAGTATTTGTAGGATGAGAATGCCCACAAATTCCAAATTAATGAGATTTCGGTTAGTGACTGGAAAAGATTTTTCATTGTCACCAAGAAAATAAGTAGTACCACTGAAATGAGGTCGTCTTATTCTTGGAGTGTTGGGATCTTGTAGCTGAGCAAATGGCTACATTAACTAGTTATCCAAACCACACGTGTTGTCCCTCAGCTCTTTACATCCAGTCTACTACAGAAAAGTAATCCCATTTCTTTTGCAGTGATAATTTTTTCCTTCCTACAGAAGTACAAAGTCCCTTCAATGCCCTATATCCAAACTTCCtttttctgtgttgccctggctgacctggaacttgctatttagGTCATATTAGCCAGGGTAACTTGCTCCCACTTtgccttccaagcactgggataACAGATGTATGTCACCACACCCACCCAAACATTCTAATTTGGGTTTTTCACAGCATAGACTTGTAGATTATATGATAATGATTGTAAATGATATCTACAACTGTGTGTGTGAATTCCCAAATTTAATGGATTTCCAGTGAAGACTTCTCCATAGAAAGGAAAACTTCATAActccttttaaaaacaacatcTTATGTAAGTCTTTTTACTAAGTAAGCACATGAGTAggtaattagaaaataatttgctAAACATaattttcctctgagttctgtcATAAGCCTCTAACTTCTGTATGTACGTGGataaatttttacaaaatattgtatccttctaataggttagaagaagaagaaaagtttttaaatgctGAAGGTTACTATAAGAAAGCGCTGGCTTTGGATGAGACTTTTAAAGACGCAGAGGATGCTTTGCAGAAACTTCATAAGTATATGCAGGTgattctttatttcctctttgaaaTTTAATGATGCTTAAAATTAATGCcaaaatgtcatatttttttaGGAAAAACTAGGTTATCTAGATCAACTATTAGGAAAATGAATAGCTTTTCCTAACTAGGTTTGACATTGCATTGTAATacttctgcttttttgtttgtacTCAAGAGTAGAAATACCCTGTAAGAGAATGCTTATGCTTAAGTTCAGTGTGTGATTTTGATTGCTCCCCTTTGTAGAGAGCTTACTGGGTGGTTATAAGATTACGAGTATTGCTGGTATAATTGAGCTAATTATGCAAACCTTTGTAGACATTTTTCACTTGTCCTTTCCTGTAATACTGATGATGATGTTTTCTCATGCATTTTCTTCTGAATTGGACCATTGCTGCTGTGTCTGTGACATCTGGTGCTGCTCATCCCCATCCACAAACTGGAAAATGATTTCTTATGTAATCATGCATCCAACTGGCctgtgctatttttaaaatggtttgtATTTGAACATGGTGATTTTCCCCTCAATTCACCTCTGTGGAATGTccttatttgaattttatttgtaaaatttgtgtcctgtttacatttttcaattttcaaaaataatttttcatctttttttttttttaatcttccctGCATTCTGGGTCATTGGTGCTACTGCAATGGTTTCCCTGTTTTTCTTGGGATACCATCTGCAATATGGTCCTCAATACTGTTCTGGCCATTCAAATGATTAATGCCCAATGtttgtcattaattttttatttggaaaaaataacTTGTTTAATACTGGCTGTATGGTGATTTGTCTATACTAAATTGGGCTTTTGGTTGGGGGGTGgtcttttaaatactgttttttgTATATCctgctacttttatttttaacgtGTGGTTTTTTCCGATATCTGGGTTCTAAAAGAAATCTTTGGaattaagagaaaaacaagctgaaaaggaagaaaagcagaaaacaaagaaaatagaaacaagtgCAGAAAAGTTGCGTAAGCTcttaaaagaggagaaaaggtaAACTATAATATTCAGTATTTTAAACTTAAAGAAACTACTGAGTTGAAACCAAAGTGCCATATGGAGGtaaagtaagtaaaaaaaaaaaagtatcttaagTGATAATTCTTAGCAAGCATATGTTCCACATGTCTATCTGCGAAAGAAATTAAGCAGAGTCTAAGcttagaattctttttaaaaattaggattaAAATGTAGAATAAATTACTGTTCCTGGGATATAGGCTTTTAGAAGAGGAGCTGTGGTTCCTAGACTGGTGATTTATTCTGTAGTTATTGTAAGTTGTGGAAAAATACTAGCATCTAGTGTGTAGAGAACAGTTAAATGTCCTGCAGTGCACAGGACAGTGTCTGCTCCTACCTTCAGTAAAGGATCGTTTGACACTAAAGTGTCAGTAGTGCTGAGGGAAACGTGATGAAACTACTGGGAGCTAGATAGGAAACTCGGGTCGCTTCTTACGTGTGCAGGGAGCATGAGCGGTGGAGAGACGTCACTGCGTCTTTCAGAAGCGTGGGTTTGCCTGTAGTGACACCTGTCTCCATAGACATCCTCAGAAGTCATGCTTCATGGTGAAACTTACTGCAGTAATTGAGATTATTGTGTCTGAGTGACAGCTTATAGAACACCTTCAGGGGATACAGAATAAAGTCAAATCTTGAGGATATTTGGATAGCATTTTTGTACTTAACATGTCTCATGAGCTAACTGCTTTTTTTTAaggctaaagaagaaaagaagaaaatcatcatCTTCCTCTTCAAGTGTTTCTTCTGCTGATGAATCcgtttcttcttcctcatcttcttcctcttctagtcACAAACGGCATAAGAAAAGTAAGAGGAATCGCTCAGAGTCTTCTCGCAGTTCAAAGAGGCACTGGTCTAAGACGTCTTTGAGTCACATAGATCAGAATAGGAAAGATGACTGCTACCCAGTTCCAACTAATACTTCAGCATCTTTCCTTAATCAAAAACAAGAAGTGGAGAAACTGCTAGAAAAACAGGATAGGTTACAGTGTCCAAGCACacaagtaaaagagaaagagcgATGCCTTCTCACATCTTCAGCTGAAGTGCCAGATGACTTGGGAGGTAGGTCTGAAGACACAAGAGATTTCTACAATAGCTATAAAACCCACGCAGGTAGTAGCAAAACTGAAAAGCCatataaatcagaaaaatatttctCCAATAGGAGAAATTCCTTGGATTCCTTCTGTAGGAATTCAGAGGACAAGATGAAAGCATCTAGTTACCGGAGATGTGAAAAGGactcagagggaagaaaagaccACTCTAGAAGGTGGGAGCCGGGGTCTGTAAAGTCCTCTACTTCACCAGCAAGTTCAGACTACTCTTGGAAGTCacttgaaaaacacaaaaaatacacTTACTCTGGATCACGTGACAGTAGACATGAGCCAAGATATCAGTTAAACACAAATCAGGAAGAACGTGCGTATGAAAAGGAGGACAGCTATGGGGAGGGTGATAAAACTGAGGCTCCAGAAGAGACACTGAATAGAAGAGAGCAACCAGAaaacagagttaagaaaaatttaCCTCAGAATTTACTCAATATATTTAATCAGATAGcagaatttgagaaagaaaaaggaaataagacaaaaaaataatttgcttAGAAAATTTTCACTAAATTTTCGGAAGTTTGGGGATGCTTTAACAAACAGTTCTGGATCTAAAATTGTAGCAAATTAcaagaagtttctcagtttcagttaTCAGCCCCTCGTCATAGTCAGTGATGCAGGAGTGTGGGTCTGTGCAGACGTAACTCATTCTGGCAGTTTAAGCTTTTCTCCTAACGCTATTTCTGAGCACTTTGTTTCTTCATGTTTGGGGTTTGTGAGAACCCTGTGCCTATCATAATTCGCTGTTGGAGAGAAATATGTTTACGTTGAACAGTTGGATTGTTTTATCAAAAAGTACTTTATTCTCTTTTGTTAAAAAGCCCTTAGCTTCTGAGGGGAAATATTTTATGGCTAAATGTTTCAACGGTACTATTTTAAGTCTGTTTTGAGCATTAAAATTTTTGCaccatttcatttttaagtgataAATTATGACTTGATTTACCTCTAACACCTGATGTAAATGGTTTGtgaaaattgttttcttcccAGCTTTAACAAAATACCTTAAGAATAAGACCATGAAAGTTGGTTAATCAGAACCTGCTTTACTTATTTCtccattattatttttacttaatggTTATGTtcataagaaaaattttaactttaagtaTTTACAAAATTCTTAGGGAATTATAGACAAGACAGATGAGAATAGAAAATAACTGCTAGTAAAAATAGCAGCAGAGAAGCACCCTGTGAATCTGGTTGCTTTCTGTCTTAACCTCGCAAATGCTTGGGAAGTCAGTAGGCATGTTTCTAAATAGTGGAGGGCTGGCTTGCAGTTCCCTCTTCTACTCTATTACCTTCTCTGTTGATGTCTTTTCTCTGAATCATAGCGAAGGACAGAATCAGTTCCAGGCCTCTgcgatggctcagtagataaaagaCTATCCGAACTGATGACCTGTGTGCAATCCTAAGACTCAAGGGctagggagagaactgactcccaatgCGTGTCCTCTGACAgccatacacaaacacagtacacacacacaaacagctaACGAAGGAATCTTAGACTGCCAGAGAACATCTCTGAATTACTAAAAATTGAATAGTGGACTCTGGGGAGATATTAGTAGGTATCCTAGCTGTTGTACTACGATGCTCTTCAATTAACCTTCTAGAACGTGTAAATAagcaccaggtggtggtgatacagcctttaaccccagccctctgtgagttcaatcgaggtcagcctggtctacaagagcagagctacttccaggacaggcaccaaagctacacaggaaaaaaaaaggaataagtaAATGGCAATGAGCTTTTAATCTCTTCTTGGTCATTGGATAGGATCCACAACTGTAGATGgtaatttctgtcctgcccaatcctgcagccgttcagtcccaaagaaatacacagagtcttacattaattataaactgtgtaTCTTATTGCCCAGGCTTATTActtctagctcttataacttaaaattatCCCATAGTTCTTACACGTGTTTAGCCATGtagtttggtaccttttctcaagcattctcatcttgcttcttctgcttctggatgtcctgcctatacttcctgcctggccaatcagcattttattaatccaatatgagagacaaatctttacagtgtacaagagtattatccaCAGCACACCACAGACATGCATGAGGAAGATGAGGGAGTGGCAGGAAAAGAGGACTCATTGCATGTTTGTTTATACCAGTAAAATACAAAACTTTAGTAATGATATATACTATTTGTACCAAATTATAGTGATAGAAAACTACTGTAAAAACACAATAGGAAAAACCTTGATTAAGAACAATAAATAATGGCAGCAGAAATTGGAGAATCACTTCAATATTAGTTTCTGTACCCAGGAACTCATTATCACTATTATTGGGCAGGGAAAACAGTGAGCATGTGTGCTCCATATGTGGAGATgggaggacaacttgagggagtcagttctcttctatcCACAGAGCCATTTTGACAGCCCAGCCCCAAGGAACTTTTAGGCATGCTCAATGTAGTAATGGTTCCAGTTTTAGTCCTACCTAGTCCTCCATAGTGgaggtttgttgttgttaaagaGTGGAAACACCTCCCTGCACGCCACTTTATCTTTGAGAATTCCTAGTACACCTTATACTCTTACACATAATATCTTACTTAACCCTTAGGAGAGTGCCTTGTGGGGTAGGCTATCAGAATTCGGAAACTACAGGCTTCCTAATAGGATTACATCTTTCTTAATAGGAAAAGACATACTAATTTAAGCAGTCTGCACTAATCTAAGCATCCAGTTCCTTGGGTTATTTAAGGagtcatcacaggaaaaaatatTGCGGATTTTAATTGATCTTCAGTGATGGCTTCAGTAGTTTCTTCCACATTAATATGTCCATAGTGTATATGTACCCCAGTTAGCTTTGTCC
Proteins encoded in this region:
- the Ttc14 gene encoding tetratricopeptide repeat protein 14 — protein: MDRDLLRQSLGCHGPALLSLLRSEQQDNPHFRSLLGTAAEPARGAAPPQGAGRKEKRVDNIEIQKFISRKADLLFALSWKSDAPTSSEVHDDNDNHYAVMPPLEQFMEIPGLDRRELFFRDIERGDIVIGRISSIREFGFFMVLICLGSGIMRDISHLEITALCPLRDVPSHSNHGDPLSYYQTGDIIRAGIKDIDRYHEKLAVSLYSSSLPPHLSDIKLGVITSEELPLYYRRSVELNSNSLESYENIMQSSLGFVNPGVVEFLLEKLGIDESHPPSLMRGLQSKNFSEDDFALALRKKQSASWALKCVKIGVDYFKVGRHVDAMNEYNKALEIDKQNVEALVARGALYATKGSLNKAIEDFELALENCPTHRNARKYLCQTLVERGGQLEEEEKFLNAEGYYKKALALDETFKDAEDALQKLHKYMQKSLELREKQAEKEEKQKTKKIETSAEKLRKLLKEEKRLKKKRRKSSSSSSSVSSADESVSSSSSSSSSSHKRHKKSKRNRSESSRSSKRHWSKTSLSHIDQNRKDDCYPVPTNTSASFLNQKQEVEKLLEKQDRLQCPSTQVKEKERCLLTSSAEVPDDLGGRSEDTRDFYNSYKTHAGSSKTEKPYKSEKYFSNRRNSLDSFCRNSEDKMKASSYRRCEKDSEGRKDHSRRWEPGSVKSSTSPASSDYSWKSLEKHKKYTYSGSRDSRHEPRYQLNTNQEERAYEKEDSYGEGDKTEAPEETLNRREQPENRVKKNLPQNLLNIFNQIAEFEKEKGNKTKK